The proteins below are encoded in one region of Bacteroides uniformis:
- a CDS encoding mechanosensitive ion channel family protein, protein MKVIRAFCLCWLLMLADGVSAQLVDKVLSVLGEDSVGSVTVARTDSDSIQLSLVRQELETARLNEANLRMEMEQMKLAGYAADSVKLALQKQRIDSLRTVTPGIPVVVEKDTLFYLYAKRGGHTPQQRAKDVSNVIEALGTRFNLRPDSVYLESTDIVTDLMYGEKVIISFTDQDALWENCTRDQLAASKRHVVVDKLKAMQKEHSLWQLGKRILYFILVLVGQFFLFKFTNWLFRKLKLRIQKLKDTKLKPISIQDYELLDTQKQVNLLVFVANLVRYVVMLLQLLLTVPLLFSIFPQTKSLAYTLFSYIWNPIKVILNGIADYIPNLFTIFVICYAVKYLVRLVRYLANEVQAERLKINGFYPDWAIPTYHIVRFLLYAFMIAMIYPYLPGSKSGVFQGISVFVGLIVSLGSSTVIGNIIAGLVITYMRPFKLGDRIKLNDTTGNIIEKTPLVTRIRTPKNEVVTIPNSFIMSSHTVNYSQSAREYGLIIHSEVSIGYDVPWRKTHQLLIEAALNTPGVIDDPRPFVLETSLQDYYPVYQVNAYIRDANSLSQIYSDLHQNIQDAFNEAGIEIMSPHYIATRDGSETTIPKDDLREKKQ, encoded by the coding sequence ATGAAGGTTATCCGTGCTTTCTGTCTTTGTTGGCTGTTGATGCTGGCAGACGGAGTGTCAGCTCAGTTGGTAGATAAAGTGCTCAGTGTTTTAGGTGAGGATAGTGTGGGGAGTGTCACAGTGGCAAGGACTGACTCCGATTCGATTCAGTTGTCGCTTGTCCGGCAGGAGTTGGAAACAGCCCGGCTGAATGAGGCGAACCTGCGGATGGAAATGGAGCAGATGAAGTTGGCGGGCTATGCGGCCGATTCGGTGAAGCTGGCATTGCAGAAACAACGCATTGATTCGTTGCGGACGGTGACACCGGGTATTCCGGTGGTGGTGGAGAAGGACACTTTGTTCTATCTGTATGCCAAGCGTGGAGGGCATACGCCCCAACAGCGAGCCAAAGATGTAAGCAACGTCATCGAAGCATTGGGCACGCGTTTCAATCTGCGTCCGGACTCTGTTTATTTAGAGAGTACGGATATTGTTACAGACTTGATGTATGGCGAAAAGGTCATCATTTCCTTTACCGATCAGGATGCTTTGTGGGAAAACTGTACCCGCGACCAGCTGGCCGCCAGCAAGAGGCATGTCGTGGTGGACAAACTGAAAGCCATGCAGAAGGAGCATAGCTTGTGGCAGTTGGGTAAGCGTATCTTGTACTTTATCCTGGTGCTTGTGGGACAGTTCTTCTTGTTCAAGTTTACCAACTGGCTGTTCAGAAAACTCAAACTACGCATTCAGAAGCTGAAGGATACCAAGCTGAAACCGATCTCTATTCAGGATTATGAATTGCTGGATACGCAGAAGCAGGTCAACCTGCTGGTGTTTGTTGCCAACCTGGTGCGTTATGTAGTCATGCTGTTGCAGTTGCTGCTGACGGTTCCGTTATTATTCTCCATTTTCCCTCAGACCAAGAGCTTGGCTTATACATTATTCTCCTACATCTGGAATCCTATAAAGGTCATCTTGAATGGAATAGCCGACTATATACCCAATCTGTTCACTATCTTTGTGATATGCTATGCGGTGAAGTATCTGGTCAGACTGGTGCGTTATCTTGCCAATGAGGTGCAGGCTGAACGGCTGAAGATAAACGGCTTCTATCCGGATTGGGCCATTCCTACCTATCATATTGTGCGCTTCTTGCTTTATGCGTTTATGATTGCCATGATTTACCCTTATCTGCCGGGTTCCAAGTCGGGAGTCTTCCAGGGAATCTCCGTGTTTGTCGGCTTGATTGTTTCGCTCGGTTCCAGTACGGTTATCGGCAATATCATTGCAGGACTGGTCATAACCTACATGCGGCCTTTCAAGCTGGGTGACCGCATCAAGCTGAACGATACTACGGGCAACATCATTGAGAAAACACCGCTCGTCACCCGCATCCGTACTCCGAAGAATGAGGTGGTGACCATTCCGAACTCTTTCATCATGTCTTCCCATACGGTCAATTACAGCCAGTCTGCCCGTGAGTATGGATTGATTATCCATTCGGAGGTCAGTATTGGCTACGATGTTCCGTGGCGGAAGACACATCAGCTGTTGATAGAGGCTGCATTGAATACTCCTGGAGTGATAGATGATCCCCGTCCGTTTGTATTGGAGACTTCCCTTCAGGATTATTATCCGGTTTATCAAGTGAATGCCTATATCAGGGATGCCAACAGCCTTAGCCAGATTTACTCTGATTTGCATCAGAATATCCAGGATGCCTTCAACGAAGCAGGCATCGAAATCATGTCTCCTCACTACATAGCTACGCGTGACGGCAGTGAGACGACCATACCCAAGGATGACTTACGGGAGAAAAAGCAGTAA